Proteins encoded in a region of the Trypanosoma brucei gambiense DAL972 chromosome 11, complete sequence genome:
- a CDS encoding cullin 1, putative, with translation MEQTNHDDVSSAEVARAYSGSLGASSFQFTPLWESVDYVCSIILSWYDFPDFKGGEALQQLVRAYTIVCRLVSSPCTGCPPLARPSVERDIVTAAEVTQSLVVYSRICDMIRKRLDTVVGMRFRDAAEQPPPRLLEDYIVEWKRFITSVNMLKFVFSYLHGPWQKYGVPPGLMQSTEVIALNKWSEMLMNTNFQEALTNQIFELVAMDRHHHPNMERAQILREVGHALGVVSDARSNWYVTLVEERYLQQLTDFCKLKTEEMKLGDVEHYIEEALTIFRDETERAIRLLAQSSIQPVVQRIAEVLINDELSFLDEFISSEIVKNRVTQLRQLYSLLSQSQVGLRHLRDEFKKCVIEKGRREINEACERAKNSNTGVYQVALEKVISVYRDFQLPMKAFGDKGDFEKELIDGLHNVLTACSYLDPQNMLGREVARFAHNELISRKLGVRCEEDEGNMNNIVILFRVLPTKNLFVETYPMYLCSRLLSTEYVVENERLLIQEITQTGECTRDFMNKCATMLNDVGEVSERLSEQFRDKAGLTDLNFHPTVLNSYFWPNFLPEPEMAIPGYLQMKLLEFGKFFQDVCPRRHISYVNRLSQGVLRFNLSDASPVQGLDICVGVRHLPVAELFNCCAEWELQELIQSVGNDNSNSCLSAINDFAKHGILDIHEEGGVTLKSHLREVLPGCRVSIGRTPDIRNRKIVLHETKLDRETKVDGAGSSDFSPERYDVNTTTEQMVALSTQATLIRAFKSEGTASFSQLFERVENESPAHLKPSIQQMKVALEFLISREFVRRNEDGTDTFSYVT, from the coding sequence ATGGAGCAGACCAACCATGATGATGTCAGCTCTGCTGAAGTTGCGAGGGCTTACTCAGGATCTTTGGGTGCATCATCGTTTCAGTTTACTCCCCTTTGGGAAAGCGTTGACTACGTTTGTAGTATTATACTAAGTTGGTATGACTTCCCTGATTTCAAAGGTGGAGAGGCGCTGCAACAGCTTGTGCGTGCGTACACAATCGTCTGCCGGTTAGTTTCTTCCCCTTGTACTGGGTGCCCACCACTCGCTAGACCCTCAGTGGAGAGAGATATTGTTACTGCTGCTGAGGTTACGCAGTCTTTGGTGGTTTATAGCCGTATCTGCGATATGATACGCAAGAGACTGGATACCGTAGTTGGAATGCGCTTCAGGGATGCTGCGGAACAGCCACCCCCACGTCTTCTGGAGGACTACATTGTCGAATGGAAGAGATTCATTACTTCCGTCAATATGCTGAAATTCGTATTTTCTTATCTCCACGGACCATGGCAGAAATATGGCGTACCACCTGGTCTCATGCAGTCCACTGAGGTAATTGCCCTCAACAAGTGGAGCGAAATGTTAATGAACACTAATTTTCAAGAGGCCCTTACCAACCAGATTTTTGAGCTTGTTGCCATGGATCGACATCACCATCCAAACATGGAAAGGGCTCAAATTCTTCGGGAAGTGGGCCATGCTTTGGGTGTGGTAAGTGACGCAAGGAGTAACTGGTATGTTACCCTTGTGGAAGAGCGCTACCTCCAACAATTAACCGATTTCTGTAAGCTTAAGACTGAAGAGATGAAACTGGGTGATGTTGAGCACTATATTGAAGAAGCCCTCACCATTTTCAGGGATGAGACGGAGCGCGCCATTCGCTTGCTGGCGCAGAGCTCGATACAGCCGGTGGTCCAACGAATAGCTGAGGTGCTCATCAATGACGAACTTTCATTCTTGGATGAGTTCATTTCCAGTGAAATAGTTAAAAATAGGGTGACTCAGCTGCGCCAGTTATACTCGTTGCTTTCACAAAGTCAAGTTGGACTGAGACATTTGAGGGATGAATTTAAAAAGTGTGTCATTGAAAAGGGGCGTCGTGAAATCAATGAGGCGTGCGAAAGGGCTAAGAACTCGAATACTGGCGTTTACCAAGTTGCCCTTGAAAAAGTTATTTCAGTGTACAGGGATTTTCAGTTACCAATGAAGGCCTTCGGAGATAAGGGGGATTTTGAGAAGGAGCTCATTGATGGGCTTCATAATGTCTTAACAGCTTGTTCCTATCTTGACCCCCAAAACATGTTGGGACGTGAGGTGGCGCGATTTGCTCACAACGAACTGATTTCCAGAAAATTGGGGGTCCGCTgcgaagaagacgaaggAAATATGAATAACATTGTTATATTATTTCGCGTTCTTCCCACAAAGAACCTGTTTGTGGAAACATACCCTATGTACCTCTGCTCACGGCTCCTGTCTACTGAGTATGTTGTTGAAAACGAGCGGTTGCTTATACAGGAAATAACACAGACGGGAGAATGCACGAGAGATTTTATGAACAAGTGCGCAACGATGTTGAATGACGTGGGGGAAGTCAGTGAGAGGCTGTCAGAACAGTTTCGAGATAAGGCGGGACTGACGGATTTGAACTTCCACCCAACTGTCCTGAATAGTTATTTCTGGCCAAATTTCTTACCTGAACCCGAGATGGCTATTCCTGGTTACTTGCAGATGAAGTTGTTGGAATTCGGGAAGTTTTTTCAGGATGTGTGTCCGAGACGCCACATCAGCTACGTCAACAGGTTATCACAGGGTGTATTGAGGTTTAACCTTTCTGATGCTTCTCCAGTGCAAGGCTTGGACATCTGTGTGGGCGTCCGGCACCTACCGGTTGCTGAGTTATTCAACTGCTGTGCCGAATGGGAGCTTCAGGAGCTGATACAAAGTGTAGGAAATGATAACTCTAACAGCTGCTTAAGTGCTATAAATGATTTTGCGAAGCACGGTATACTCGATATTCACGAGGAGGGAGGTGTGACGTTGAAAAGCCACTTGCGGGAAGTTCTTCCAGGCTGCCGTGTTTCCATCGGACGCACGCCCGACATCAGGAACAGAAAGATAGTTTTGCATGAAACGAAGCTCGATCGAGAGACCAAAGTGGATGGAGCAGGTTCTTCTGATTTCTCACCAGAACGCTACGATGTTAATACCACCACAGAGCAGATGGTAGCATTGTCCACACAGGCCACGCTTATTCGTGCGTTTAAAAGTGAAGGGactgcttctttttcgcAGTTGTTCGAAAGAGTCGAGAATGAGTCACCGGCGCACTTAAAGCCATCGATCCAACAGATGAAAGTAGCCTTGGAGTTTCTCATCAGCCGTGAATTCGTCCGAAGAAATGAAGACGGTACAGACACGTTTTCGTACGTTACATAA
- a CDS encoding A/G-specific adenine glycosylase, putative, with the protein MPAMKNNCADIRQATIEWFHTNQRRDLPWRQTFSDTDACHPVVPVVTPLTDPYHVWVSEVMSQQTQMDTVIPYFKRWIAVFPDIATLARATEASVMAVWSGMGYYRRALYLKKGAEHVMKHFGGSLPTTAAQLRAIPGIGLYTSAAIASICFRERIISVDGNVVRVLSRLRCERNFDPKSAKSIKEVFHWGQEIMGEGPCDRPGDFNQGLMEIGARVCKPSGRPLCEECPLHRYCGAYAAMQSGEIPSIEGVIPLRAKTLKKKKEHVFCLVHEFREKTAGDSALKRRFIVVRRPEEGLLGGMLEFPSRTYVSSPDGGTDIKGSRDVTDELRKKLAAGHKNVVEVGHVQHIFSHIDMRVLVYHAVWDGPSLDCGGYTRGTDPRVAARRPSEEKICNALRRELRLDSSRISVKTEEEIKGAAASRLLLKILDKLTPLNSEGRVRKPSTGKRPRLAG; encoded by the coding sequence ATGCCAGCGATGAAAAATAATTGTGCCGACATACGGCAGGCAACAATTGAGTGGTTTCATACCAATCAGCGCCGCGACCTACCGTGGCGACAGACATTTTCCGACACAGATGCGTGCCATCCGGTGGTACCCGTTGTTACTCCTCTGACTGATCCCTATCATGTGTGGGTCTCAGAGGTGATGTCGCAGCAAACGCAGATGGACACTGTCATTCCCTACTTCAAGCGATGGATAGCGGTCTTTCCGGATATTGCCACTTTGGCTCGAGCCACAGAGGCGTCTGTCATGGCGGTTTGGTCGGGCATGGGCTATTACCGCCGCGCGCTGTACTTGAAAAAAGGCGCAGAACATGTCATGAAGCACTTTGGGGGCTCATTGCCAACTACTGCGGCTCAGCTACGTGCAATCCCTGGTATTGGCCTCTACACTTCGGCGGCTATTGCTTCCATTTGCTTTCGTGAAAGAATTATTTCAGTGGACGGTAATGTTGTGCGTGTTTTGAGTCGGTTGCGCTGCGAGAGAAATTTTGACCCCAAGTCCGCCAAGAGTATCAAAGAAGTATTCCACTGGGGGCAGGAAATTATGGGGGAGGGTCCTTGTGACCGCCCCGGGGACTTCAACCAAGGCTTAATGGAGATTGGAGCGAGGGTATGCAAACCGTCCGGCAGGCCGCTTTGTGAGGAGTGCCCGCTTCACCGTTATTGCGGGGCATACGCCGCAATGCAGAGCGGTGAGATACCTTCCATTGAGGGGGTCATTCCACTGAGAGCGAAAACactcaaaaagaagaaagagcaTGTTTTTTGCTTAGTTCATGAATTTCGAGAGAAAACGGCGGGTGACAGTGCGTTGAAGCGGCGCTTCATTGTTGTACGGCGTCCAGAAGAAGGGCTCTTGGGCGGTATGTTGGAATTCCCCTCCAGGACGTATGTTTCTTCACCTGATGGTGGTACTGACATAAAAGGGAGCAGAGACGTTACCGATGAGTTGCGCAAGAAACTTGCTGCTGGACACAAAAATGTAGTGGAGGTCGGGCATGTTCAGCACATATTTTCCCACATTGATATGCGTGTGCTGGTCTATCACGCTGTCTGGGATGGGCCGTCGTTGGATTGTGGTGGCTACACGAGGGGCACGGACCCCAGAGTTGCTGCTCGACGCCCTTCCGAAGAAAAGATATGCAACGCCCTGAGAAGAGAGCTTCGTCTGGACTCTTCACGCATTTCCGTGAAGACGGAGGAGGAGATAAAGGGTGCTGCTGCTAGTCGCTTGTTGCTGAAAATACTTGACAAGCTAACTCCACTTAATTCCGAAGGGAGGGTGCGAAAACCATCAACGGGGAAACGACCTAGATTGGCCGGATAG